The following coding sequences are from one Musa acuminata AAA Group cultivar baxijiao chromosome BXJ1-6, Cavendish_Baxijiao_AAA, whole genome shotgun sequence window:
- the LOC103986574 gene encoding uncharacterized protein LOC103986574 isoform X2 — translation MESASTQQPDFDPSRAVPRDSPSKEEQKVQVPAMADDDDDNKRKIVVKSDDSFVALDIAELVAATDQWDPTASPRVPKLVMKSLSRNGSQRSGGGGGGGAVSAIGGPSGRDKPPASAHVAVEGEAARGRCRRAAGCRRSSLWRDPRRVLFVFASLSCMGTLILLYFTLSMGSMTTTGDADSR, via the exons ATGGAGAGCGCAAGCACGCAGCAACCG GATTTTGATCCATCACGAGCAGTTCCTAGAGATTCCCCATCGAAAGAGGAGCAGAAGGTGCAAGTTCCGGCGATGGCCGATGACGATGATGACAACAAGAGGAAGATCGTAGTGAAGTCCGATGACAGCTTCGTGGCTCTCGACATCGCAGAACTCGTCGCTGCAACCGATCAGTGGGATCCTACTGCGAGCCCACGAGTCCCG AAGCTTGTGATGAAGAGCCTCTCAAGAAACGGATCGCAGCgaagcggtggcggcggcggaggtggaGCCGTCTCCGCCATAG GTGGGCCCAGCGGAAGGGATAAGCCGCCTGCGTCAGCACACGTGGCCGTCGAAGGGGAAGCCGCCAGAGGCAGGTGCAGGCGAGCGGCCGGCTGCCGGCGTTCGTCGCTCTGGCGCGACCCCAGAAGAGTCCTATTCGTCTTCGCCTCCTT GTCGTGCATGGGAACACTGATACTGCTCTATTTCACGCTCTCCATGGGCAGCATGACGACCACCGGCGATGCCGATTCCAGATGA
- the LOC103986574 gene encoding uncharacterized protein LOC103986574 isoform X1, translated as MLDAGPVSFTVLGFSSSSSFFFFFFFFFFFFFFFFFFFSDKAKGFLVLFCLVLFSKFCAAKEALIPFLPLKYEFMESASTQQPDFDPSRAVPRDSPSKEEQKVQVPAMADDDDDNKRKIVVKSDDSFVALDIAELVAATDQWDPTASPRVPKLVMKSLSRNGSQRSGGGGGGGAVSAIGGPSGRDKPPASAHVAVEGEAARGRCRRAAGCRRSSLWRDPRRVLFVFASLSCMGTLILLYFTLSMGSMTTTGDADSR; from the exons ATGCTTGATGCAGGCCCCGTTTCTTTTACGGTCTTaggattctcctcctcctcctctttcttcttcttcttcttcttcttcttcttcttcttcttcttcttcttcttcttcttctcagacAAGGCAAAAGGGTTCCTCGTTCTTTTCTGTCTTGTCCTCTTCTCAAAATTCTGTGCTGCCAAAGAAGCCTTAATTCCATTCCTTCCATTAAAATACGAGTTCATGGAGAGCGCAAGCACGCAGCAACCG GATTTTGATCCATCACGAGCAGTTCCTAGAGATTCCCCATCGAAAGAGGAGCAGAAGGTGCAAGTTCCGGCGATGGCCGATGACGATGATGACAACAAGAGGAAGATCGTAGTGAAGTCCGATGACAGCTTCGTGGCTCTCGACATCGCAGAACTCGTCGCTGCAACCGATCAGTGGGATCCTACTGCGAGCCCACGAGTCCCG AAGCTTGTGATGAAGAGCCTCTCAAGAAACGGATCGCAGCgaagcggtggcggcggcggaggtggaGCCGTCTCCGCCATAG GTGGGCCCAGCGGAAGGGATAAGCCGCCTGCGTCAGCACACGTGGCCGTCGAAGGGGAAGCCGCCAGAGGCAGGTGCAGGCGAGCGGCCGGCTGCCGGCGTTCGTCGCTCTGGCGCGACCCCAGAAGAGTCCTATTCGTCTTCGCCTCCTT GTCGTGCATGGGAACACTGATACTGCTCTATTTCACGCTCTCCATGGGCAGCATGACGACCACCGGCGATGCCGATTCCAGATGA
- the LOC103986575 gene encoding peroxidase 57, translating into MAALSSSLLLLFAAHFLTTSFSLELNFYRDSCPRAELIVKEVVQKHCQKDPSVPAGLIRLHFHDCFIKGCDASVLVDSTDYNIAEKEAPPNLTLRAFDVIDDIKAEVEKECSGVVSCADILALAARDGVALSGGEAYPLPTGRRDGTVSLMEDAHFPGPSFSVQAALSAFQTINLDLVDLTTLLGAHSIGLCHCGFFIDRLYNFRGSGLADPHIDPGLLDTLRHKCPFEVVEIKNVSKDPKVFMNQAAAASSSPFTLNTSFYRGLLDYRAVLRLDQNLAFTDFTSRLAASYVDDPKLFLAQFSKSMIKLGSVGVLTGRDGEIRSNCRSINDGT; encoded by the exons ATGGCAGCACTCTCTTCGTCCCTCCTCCTCTTGTTCGCAGCTCATTTTCTCACCACATCCTTCTCTCTAGAACTGAACTTCTACAGGGACTCATGCCCCAGGGCGGAGCTCATCGTGAAAGAGGTGGTGCAAAAGCATTGCCAGAAGGACCCATCAGTCCCTGCCGGCCTTATCCGCCTGCATTTCCATGATTGTTTCATCAAA GGATGTGATGCTTCGGTGCTCGTCGACAGCACCGATTACAATATAGCGGAGAAGGAGGCTCCTCCCAACCTGACACTGAGGGCGTTCGACGTGATCGACGACATCAAGGCTGAAGTGGAGAAGGAATGCAGCGGGGTCGTGTCCTGTGCTGATATATTAGCGCTGGCCGCAAGAGATGGGGTCGCACTGTCAGGGGGAGAGGCGTACCCTCTTCCGACCGGGCGAAGAGATGGGACTGTTTCTTTGATGGAAGATGCTCATTTTCCTGGCCCGTCCTTCTCCGTCCAGGCTGCCCTATCTGCCTTCCAAACGATCAACCTTGATTTGGTAGATCTCACAACACTACTAG GGGCTCATAGCATTGGATTGTGCCACTGTGGATTCTTCATCGACAGGCTTTACAACTTCCGTGGTAGCGGTTTAGCTGACCCGCACATAGATCCTGGCCTGCTCGATACGCTCCGACACAAATGCCCCTTTGAGGTGGTGGAGATCAAGAACGTGAGCAAAGATCCCAAAGTCTTCATGAACCAAGCAGCAGCTGCCTCGTCCTCGCCTTTCACTTTGAACACCTCTTTCTACCGAGGCTTGCTCGATTACCGGGCGGTGCTGCGCCTCGACCAGAACTTGGCTTTCACCGACTTCACTAGTAGATTGGCTGCATCCTATGTTGATGATCCAAAGCTCTTTCTCGCTCAGTTCTCCAAGTCGATGATCAAACTGGGAAGCGTTGGCGTTTTAACAGGACGAGACGGGGAGATCAGATCAAATTGTCGAAGCATAAACGATGGAACATGA